The Paramisgurnus dabryanus chromosome 1, PD_genome_1.1, whole genome shotgun sequence genome includes a window with the following:
- the gpx9 gene encoding glutathione peroxidase 9: MNALMKKFEGHNFIILGFPCNQFGLQAPEENHETLNVLRCVRPGGGYTPQFPIFSKIEVNGDNESPLYVFLKESLPFVNPVIGDIKKLYWSPIKVNDIRWNFEKFLINADGVPYKRYDLHCPFEEVEQDIAILLQRNRTS; this comes from the exons ATGAATGCACTTATGAAGAAGTTTGAAGGCCATAACTTCATCATCCTTGGGTTTCCTTGCAATCAGTTTGGACTACAGGCACCTG AGGAAAACCATGAAACCCTAAATGTTTTGAGGTGTGTGAGACCAGGAGGAGGTTACACACCACAGTTTCCCATCTTCAGTAAGATTGAGGTGAATGGCGATAATGAGAGTCCTCTGTATGTCTTTCTAAAG gaatctcttcCATTTGTAAACCCTGTCATCGGAGACATCAAGAAACTTTACTGGTCTCCCATTAAAGTCAATGACATTCGATGGAACTTTGAGAAGTTCCTCATCAATGCAGACGGAGTTCCTTACAAACG GTATGACCTTCATTGTCCCTTTGAAGAAGTGGAGCAAGATATTGCAATACTCCTGCAAAGAAACCGCACATCATAA
- the fbxl15 gene encoding F-box/LRR-repeat protein 15 produces the protein MMTNNVRVSEEKLNMEQKPDDRMPCNSCHLLDLPWEDVLVTHVFCYLPLRHLVSLQRVSKSFRSLVQVYLDNCHTFDPAQTGPHIPKEAFCSMLHNNQVLHHLCINNCSDWITDKELLPVIGQNQKMLRVDMRGCVHLSRHALVAVSLSCPRLQHLSLAHCEWVDVLALRSLADHCSDLRSLDLTACRQLKDDAVCYVAGKCPALRSLSVAVNANITDTSVEEVAKRCRELESLDLTGCLRVRNEAIRTLAEYCPKLQSLKVNHCHNVTESSLGVLRRRNVEIDVEPPLQRALVLLQDVVGFAPFINLQI, from the exons ATGATGACAAATAATGTACGAGTATCAGAGGAGAAACTCAACATGGAGCAAAAACCCGATGATCGCATGCCATGCAATAG CTGTCACCTTCTGGATTTGCCATGGGAAGATGTTTTGGTGACACACGTCTTCTGCTACCTGCCGCTGCGTCACCTGGTCAGCCTGCAGCGCGTCAGCAAGAGTTTTCGTTCTCTGGTTCAGGTGTACCTGGACAACTGTCACACATTTGACCCCGCACAG ACCGGACCTCACATTCCCAAAGAAGCTTTCTGCTCCATGCTTCATAACAATCAAGTTCTCCATCATCTCTGCATCAATAACTGTTCTGATTGGATCACCGATAAAGAGCTGCTGCCCGTGATTGGTCAGAACCAGAAAATGCTGCGTGTGGACATGCGTGGCTGCGTCCACTTAAGCCGTCACGCCCTGGTAGCCGTGTCTCTCAGCTGCCCGCGTCTGCAGCACCTGAGCCTCGCTCACTGCGAATGGGTTGACGTCCTGGCTCTGCGCAGTCTGGCGGATCACTGCTCGGACCTGCGCTCGCTGGATCTGACCGCCTGCAGACAGCTGAAGGATGATGCCGTGTGCTATGTGGCTGGGAAGTGTCCGGCGCTGCGTTCGCTATCCGTGGCGGTTAATGCAAACATAACAGACACGTCTGTGGAGGAAGTGGCCAAACGGTGCAGAGAGCTGGAGAGCCTGGACCTTACTGGCTGCTTACGAGTACGAAACGAAGCTATCAG gACACTAGCGGAGTACTGCCCCAAACTTCAGTCTCTTAAAGTCAACCACTGTCACAACGTAACAGAGTCCAGCCTCGGTGTCCTCCGTCGACGTAATGTAGAGATTGACGTTGAACCTCCACTGCAGAGGGCGCTCGTGCTGCTCCAAGACGTTGTGGGATTCGCTCCATTTATTAACTTGCAGATTTAA